A region of Granulibacter bethesdensis DNA encodes the following proteins:
- a CDS encoding SGNH/GDSL hydrolase family protein: MIDRIFWKTGALLAFAAPAIGMLTVPFMAHAMQESHSASSSSIHVETSSPPPNCPAYEVPPLHLKNLRDALEDNEEVVIVAIGSSSTQGWMSSDIGASYPALLQKELSEALPHAHIAVINRGIGGEDVTEETPRLQSDALDVHPQVVIWQVGANGAMRNISPDVFRKMVMAGVIRMHKASVDVVLMDNQRAPRIIATKEGTLLDSTMASIAQKTGAALFQRGQLMDHWRDMGHPYADFIASDGLHHNDLGYRCVAHALAQAILAGLKETGAKQDTTSGLPHHAAHPAVRKASPGNAQGPDGDDDGDDDGS, translated from the coding sequence ATGATAGATCGCATTTTCTGGAAAACCGGCGCCTTATTGGCATTCGCCGCTCCGGCCATTGGTATGCTCACGGTTCCTTTCATGGCCCATGCCATGCAGGAGAGTCATTCTGCATCTTCCTCTTCCATCCATGTGGAAACATCCTCCCCACCGCCGAACTGCCCGGCTTATGAGGTGCCGCCCCTGCATCTCAAAAATCTGCGGGATGCGCTGGAGGATAACGAGGAGGTGGTGATCGTCGCCATCGGTTCCTCTTCCACGCAAGGATGGATGTCGTCAGATATTGGCGCCTCCTACCCCGCGTTGTTGCAGAAGGAGCTGTCAGAGGCTCTGCCGCATGCCCATATCGCCGTGATCAACCGGGGCATCGGCGGGGAAGACGTGACCGAGGAAACCCCGCGCCTGCAAAGTGACGCGCTGGATGTTCATCCTCAGGTCGTGATCTGGCAGGTCGGAGCCAATGGGGCGATGCGCAATATCAGCCCTGACGTATTCCGCAAGATGGTCATGGCCGGGGTCATCCGGATGCACAAAGCTTCCGTCGATGTGGTGCTGATGGATAATCAGCGTGCGCCCCGTATCATCGCAACCAAGGAAGGCACATTACTGGACAGCACCATGGCCTCCATTGCCCAGAAGACCGGCGCAGCGCTGTTCCAGCGTGGGCAATTGATGGATCACTGGCGGGATATGGGCCACCCATATGCTGATTTCATCGCCTCAGACGGGCTGCATCATAACGATCTGGGTTATCGCTGCGTGGCGCATGCCCTGGCACAGGCGATTCTGGCGGGGCTCAAGGAAACCGGGGCCAAACAGGACACCACCTCCGGCCTTCCCCATCACGCCGCCCATCCGGCGGTCAGAAAAGCCTCGCCCGGTAATGCTCAGGGACCGGACGGGGATGATGATGGAGATGATGATGGCAGTTAG
- a CDS encoding glutamate--cysteine ligase: MSNPGDADITPATTTRQLADYLASGCRERSDWRIGTEHEKFGFSLTDLAAPPYDGPAGISALLEGLHAVKAAEGWAPILDRGHAIGLKGPASSLGASLSLEPGGQFELSGGALTNLHQTRQEFQIHFAELHRVAAPLGLGFAPLGFQPLHSRAAMPWMPKGRYEIMRAYMPKVGTLGLDMMLRTCTVQVNLDTQSEADMVRKFRVALAFQPVATALFANSPFTEGKPNGYLSYRAHIWTDTDPDRTGLPGIVFEDGFGFERWTEWLLDVPMYFVHRPGEGYGGYVDVAGASFRDFMAGRLPGREGECPTIGDFADHTTTAFPEVRLKRFLEMRGADAGSMAMMLAQSALWVGLLYDDAALEAATALMNRHGWQSLVGLRSEVARQAVNTPFAGGTVRDLARDLVAIAADGLRARGQEEEVYLDPLRDIVEGGAPTQAEHWLNRYQSVWAGDVSRIFNEAQVA, encoded by the coding sequence ATGTCCAATCCAGGCGATGCCGATATCACTCCGGCGACCACGACCCGTCAGCTTGCAGATTATCTTGCCAGCGGCTGCCGTGAGCGTTCCGACTGGCGTATCGGCACCGAGCACGAGAAATTCGGCTTTTCCCTGACCGATCTTGCTGCTCCGCCCTATGATGGCCCTGCCGGAATTTCGGCGCTCCTGGAAGGTCTGCACGCTGTCAAGGCGGCAGAGGGCTGGGCGCCGATTCTGGACCGTGGCCACGCAATCGGGCTGAAAGGTCCGGCTTCTTCCCTCGGCGCTTCCCTGTCGCTGGAGCCGGGCGGGCAGTTTGAGCTGTCCGGCGGGGCGCTGACGAACCTGCACCAGACAAGGCAGGAGTTTCAAATCCATTTCGCCGAGCTGCATCGTGTCGCGGCTCCGCTGGGTCTGGGGTTCGCGCCGCTGGGGTTCCAGCCGTTGCACAGCCGCGCCGCGATGCCATGGATGCCCAAGGGCCGGTACGAAATCATGCGGGCCTACATGCCCAAAGTCGGGACGCTCGGGCTGGACATGATGCTGCGCACCTGCACCGTGCAGGTGAATCTGGATACGCAATCAGAGGCGGATATGGTCCGCAAATTCCGGGTTGCGCTGGCCTTCCAGCCGGTGGCCACGGCGCTGTTCGCGAACTCTCCCTTCACGGAGGGAAAGCCGAATGGTTACCTGTCCTATCGCGCCCATATCTGGACGGATACCGACCCTGATCGCACGGGATTGCCGGGCATTGTGTTCGAGGACGGGTTCGGCTTCGAACGCTGGACAGAGTGGCTGCTGGATGTGCCGATGTATTTCGTGCATCGCCCTGGTGAGGGCTATGGCGGATATGTCGATGTCGCCGGAGCCAGTTTCCGTGATTTCATGGCCGGGCGTCTGCCGGGCCGGGAAGGGGAGTGTCCGACCATCGGTGATTTCGCCGATCACACCACGACGGCTTTTCCGGAAGTCCGACTGAAGCGTTTTCTGGAAATGCGGGGCGCTGATGCCGGCAGTATGGCGATGATGCTGGCTCAGTCGGCGCTCTGGGTTGGTCTGCTTTACGACGATGCGGCGCTGGAGGCTGCCACCGCGCTGATGAACCGCCATGGATGGCAGAGTCTGGTCGGGCTGCGATCCGAGGTCGCAAGGCAGGCGGTGAACACGCCTTTCGCGGGTGGCACGGTACGCGATCTGGCCCGCGATCTGGTCGCCATCGCCGCTGACGGTCTGCGTGCCCGTGGGCAGGAGGAAGAAGTATACCTCGATCCGCTGCGGGACATCGTGGAAGGCGGCGCTCCCACACAGGCGGAGCACTGGCTGAACCGCTATCAGAGCGTTTGGGCAGGGGATGTGAGCCGGATTTTCAACGAGGCTCAGGTTGCCTAA
- a CDS encoding 16S rRNA (uracil(1498)-N(3))-methyltransferase: MTASNRFSSARAPSIRLHMDHALRGGEHLTLDAARAHYLGTVMRRGVGDALSLFNATDGEWRAVIERIDRKGATLSLREQLRAPVPEEGPWLVFALLKRTNTELVVQKATELGVSRLIPVMTTRTNAERINTARLEAIAVEAAEQCERLTIPVLQAPQPLPALLRDWPEDRQLYAAIERSEAAHARGVAGPSALLTGPEGGFSEQELILLRSHAHVIPVSLGRTVLRAETAVIAGLALLTAPPVSDIAD; this comes from the coding sequence ATGACAGCCTCGAATCGTTTTTCATCCGCCCGTGCCCCTTCCATCCGGCTGCATATGGACCATGCCCTGCGTGGGGGCGAGCATTTAACACTGGATGCCGCGCGCGCCCATTACCTAGGCACCGTGATGCGGCGCGGGGTAGGGGATGCGCTGAGCCTGTTTAATGCCACGGATGGCGAATGGCGGGCGGTGATTGAGAGGATCGACCGCAAGGGGGCCACACTCAGCCTGAGGGAGCAGCTTCGTGCCCCCGTGCCGGAAGAGGGGCCATGGCTGGTTTTTGCCCTGCTGAAGCGCACGAATACCGAACTGGTGGTGCAGAAAGCGACCGAGCTCGGGGTCTCCCGCCTGATTCCGGTGATGACCACCCGCACGAATGCCGAACGCATCAATACGGCGAGGCTGGAAGCCATCGCGGTCGAAGCCGCAGAGCAGTGTGAACGCCTGACCATTCCGGTGCTGCAGGCGCCTCAGCCATTGCCGGCCCTGTTGCGTGACTGGCCGGAGGATCGGCAACTCTATGCGGCAATCGAACGGTCCGAAGCGGCGCATGCCAGAGGGGTGGCCGGGCCATCTGCCCTGCTGACCGGCCCGGAAGGCGGATTTTCAGAACAGGAACTGATTCTGTTGCGTTCCCATGCGCATGTTATTCCGGTCTCTCTCGGCCGAACGGTGTTGCGTGCGGAGACGGCCGTCATTGCCGGGCTGGCCTTGCTGACAGCTCCGCCTGTGTCTGATATTGCCGATTGA
- the ubiA gene encoding 4-hydroxybenzoate octaprenyltransferase produces the protein MTRHPATNAASTAEKMPRPHTDLRPDGWIARLPRRIQPYALLARLDRPVGIWLLFLPGVWGILAARPPDQESLRLIVLFLIGSAVMRSAGCVVNDMWDRDLDRSVARTAGRPLAAGVLGMRQATVFLGLLLLAGLLVLLQLPRIAQIAAASSLLLVAVYPLAKRVTWWPQLVMGFTFGFGAPAGAIAAGAETGPDWWLVGLLYAAAIVWDLGFDTIYGFQDIEDDAVIGVKSTSRRFAHMPRRFVGASYALMVVFLILAGIRAGLPWLYDLALTLPAALLLWQVHRLDILNPAACLGAFRANTRIGLAVAGAFLWGWIGLLP, from the coding sequence ATGACGCGGCATCCTGCCACAAACGCTGCCAGCACGGCAGAGAAGATGCCAAGGCCTCACACCGATCTCCGCCCCGATGGCTGGATTGCCCGCCTGCCCCGGCGGATACAGCCTTATGCCCTGTTGGCCCGTCTTGACCGGCCTGTCGGTATCTGGCTGCTGTTTCTGCCGGGCGTGTGGGGGATTCTGGCGGCACGGCCGCCGGACCAGGAAAGCCTGCGCCTGATCGTACTGTTTCTGATCGGCAGCGCGGTGATGCGGTCAGCGGGCTGCGTCGTCAACGATATGTGGGACCGTGATCTGGACCGCAGCGTCGCGCGCACCGCGGGCCGGCCACTGGCCGCCGGAGTGCTGGGGATGCGTCAGGCGACTGTGTTTCTCGGCCTGCTGTTGCTGGCGGGATTACTGGTTCTGCTCCAGCTTCCGAGGATAGCACAAATAGCCGCCGCTTCATCCCTGCTGCTGGTGGCGGTCTATCCGCTCGCCAAGCGCGTGACATGGTGGCCGCAACTGGTGATGGGATTCACGTTCGGCTTCGGCGCTCCGGCAGGCGCCATCGCCGCAGGGGCGGAGACGGGGCCGGACTGGTGGCTGGTCGGGCTGCTTTATGCCGCGGCTATCGTCTGGGATCTGGGCTTCGATACGATCTACGGGTTTCAGGATATCGAGGATGATGCCGTGATCGGCGTCAAATCCACCTCCCGCCGTTTCGCGCATATGCCGCGGCGTTTCGTCGGCGCAAGCTACGCCTTGATGGTGGTTTTCCTGATTCTTGCCGGGATCAGGGCCGGGCTGCCATGGCTGTATGACCTTGCGCTGACGCTGCCCGCCGCCCTGCTGCTATGGCAGGTACACAGGCTGGATATTCTCAATCCCGCAGCCTGTCTGGGGGCTTTTCGGGCCAATACCCGAATCGGGCTGGCAGTAGCGGGAGCTTTCCTGTGGGGCTGGATCGGATTGTTGCCATGA